The following are from one region of the Prosthecobacter debontii genome:
- the rpsL gene encoding 30S ribosomal protein S12 encodes MPTINQLVRHGRKDKAVKSKSPALESCPQRRGVCLQVMTRTPKKPNSALRKVAKVRLTNGYEVIAYIGGEGHNLQEHSIVLVRGGRVKDLPGVRYHIVRGTLDCLGVDKRRRGRSKYGAKRPKKGAAAAAPAKGKK; translated from the coding sequence ATGCCCACCATCAATCAACTCGTCAGACACGGCCGCAAAGATAAAGCGGTGAAGTCGAAGTCGCCTGCGCTTGAAAGCTGCCCGCAGCGTCGCGGCGTTTGCCTTCAGGTCATGACCCGCACGCCTAAAAAGCCAAACTCGGCTTTGCGTAAGGTTGCCAAAGTTCGTCTGACGAATGGTTACGAAGTCATTGCCTACATCGGCGGTGAAGGTCACAACCTCCAGGAGCACAGCATTGTGTTGGTTCGTGGTGGTCGTGTAAAAGACTTGCCGGGTGTGCGTTACCACATCGTCCGCGGAACTCTGGACTGCCTTGGAGTTGATAAGCGTCGCCGTGGTCGTTCTAAGTATGGTGCTAAGCGTCCGAAGAAGGGTGCTGCCGCCGCTGCTCCTGCCAAAGGCAAGAAGTAA
- the rpsG gene encoding 30S ribosomal protein S7, with product MARRKRVYDKPVHKDSRYDSQLVAHLIARVMQSGKKSLAERIVYAAIEQLNEKSDSIDPLELFNRAIDNAKPKVEVKARRVGGATYQVPLEVNTARSESLAMRWIVGYARGRKGVPMHRALANELKEASTGQGSSVRKRDDVHKQAQANRAFAHFRF from the coding sequence ATGGCCCGCAGAAAACGAGTTTACGACAAGCCGGTTCACAAGGACTCTCGCTATGATAGCCAACTTGTGGCTCACCTGATCGCTCGCGTGATGCAGAGTGGTAAGAAGTCCCTCGCTGAGCGCATTGTTTACGCTGCTATCGAGCAGTTGAATGAAAAGTCTGACTCCATCGACCCGCTTGAGCTCTTTAATCGTGCGATCGATAATGCGAAGCCGAAGGTTGAGGTGAAGGCCCGCCGCGTGGGTGGTGCTACTTACCAGGTTCCTCTGGAAGTGAATACGGCTCGTTCCGAGTCTCTGGCGATGCGCTGGATCGTTGGTTATGCTCGTGGTCGCAAGGGTGTTCCAATGCACCGCGCTCTTGCTAACGAGCTCAAAGAAGCTTCCACGGGTCAGGGTTCCTCTGTCCGTAAGCGTGACGATGTGCATAAGCAGGCTCAGGCCAACCGCGCTTTCGCTCACTTCCGCTTCTAA
- the rpsC gene encoding 30S ribosomal protein S3 has product MGQKVNPIGFRLAVTKDWRSKWYAPEKEYAEALHSDLAIRKYLKEKLMQAALSKIIIERAWNQVRVTLHTARPGLVIGRKGQEIEVMSQKVSEMCGGKQVKIDIFEIKQPELDAQLIAESVAVQLERRISFRRAMKRAVQTAMDMGGEGIRIRVAGRLGGADIARAEQYRQGKVPLQTLRIPIDYGFTEAKTVYGIIGVKVWMNRGNAPENTTPRNERRRDRGDRNSGGGAGGVGRRGGDRPGGPRSYNQQQQAPQQSQPQAQPEAAAPAAV; this is encoded by the coding sequence ATGGGACAGAAAGTTAATCCAATCGGCTTCCGCCTCGCAGTCACCAAAGACTGGCGCTCCAAGTGGTATGCTCCAGAGAAGGAATATGCAGAAGCTCTTCACAGCGACCTTGCCATCCGCAAGTATCTGAAAGAGAAGCTCATGCAGGCCGCCCTCTCCAAGATCATCATCGAACGCGCTTGGAACCAGGTCCGCGTGACTCTGCACACGGCTCGCCCAGGTTTGGTGATCGGTCGTAAAGGTCAGGAAATCGAGGTGATGAGCCAGAAGGTTTCTGAGATGTGCGGTGGCAAGCAGGTGAAGATCGACATCTTCGAAATCAAGCAGCCAGAACTCGACGCCCAGCTCATCGCTGAGAGCGTGGCCGTGCAGCTTGAGCGTCGTATTTCTTTCCGCCGTGCGATGAAGCGTGCTGTCCAGACGGCTATGGATATGGGTGGCGAAGGGATTCGTATCCGTGTCGCAGGCCGTCTCGGCGGTGCTGACATTGCTCGCGCTGAACAATATCGTCAGGGTAAAGTGCCTCTTCAGACATTGCGTATCCCGATCGACTACGGCTTCACCGAAGCTAAGACCGTGTATGGTATCATCGGCGTGAAAGTGTGGATGAACCGTGGTAACGCCCCAGAAAACACCACCCCTCGTAACGAGCGTCGTCGTGATCGTGGTGACCGCAACAGCGGTGGCGGTGCAGGTGGCGTTGGTCGCCGTGGTGGTGACCGTCCGGGTGGTCCTCGCTCCTACAACCAGCAGCAGCAAGCTCCTCAACAGTCGCAGCCTCAGGCACAGCCTGAAGCCGCAGCTCCTGCAGCAGTGTAA
- the rpsS gene encoding 30S ribosomal protein S19, which produces MARSLKKGPFVQQALLEKVDKLNDAGQKRPIKTWARSSMITPDLVGHTFLVHNGKDFVSVYVTENMVGHRLGEFALTRLFKGHGAHTVKASK; this is translated from the coding sequence ATGGCACGCTCACTCAAAAAAGGCCCTTTCGTTCAGCAAGCTCTGCTTGAAAAAGTGGACAAGCTTAATGACGCCGGTCAGAAGCGCCCAATCAAAACTTGGGCCCGTAGCTCCATGATCACTCCAGATCTTGTCGGTCACACCTTCCTGGTGCACAACGGCAAGGACTTCGTGAGCGTGTATGTCACGGAAAACATGGTTGGACATCGTCTGGGTGAATTCGCCCTGACGCGTCTCTTCAAAGGCCACGGTGCTCACACTGTGAAGGCTTCGAAGTAA
- the rpsQ gene encoding 30S ribosomal protein S17, translated as MSEATTAEAQPTKAPVRKERVGVVVSDKMNKTIVVEVERRVPHPRFKKIIRKTSKFYAHDENEQAKVGDKVLIEECRPLSKLKRWNLVEVQKH; from the coding sequence ATGAGTGAGGCTACTACCGCAGAAGCGCAACCCACCAAAGCCCCGGTCCGCAAGGAGCGTGTCGGTGTTGTGGTGTCTGACAAGATGAACAAGACCATCGTGGTCGAAGTGGAGCGCCGCGTGCCACACCCACGGTTCAAGAAGATCATCCGCAAGACTTCCAAGTTCTATGCGCATGATGAAAACGAGCAAGCCAAGGTCGGTGATAAGGTGCTCATTGAGGAGTGCCGCCCGCTTAGCAAGCTGAAGCGCTGGAACCTGGTGGAAGTGCAGAAGCACTAA
- a CDS encoding Fur family transcriptional regulator encodes MERARGAGLRRTKALEDVLSILIHACQPLTLADIAESEELDSGADKATVYRLLMKLEERSLIRRLGLHDRAAYYTIILPGEHSDYLICNDCGRIEKLDISCPVEALEKQIAKKSGFKKLYHELEFFGQCPECAQ; translated from the coding sequence ATGGAACGTGCCCGCGGTGCTGGCCTACGGCGGACAAAAGCTCTCGAAGATGTCTTGAGCATCCTCATCCATGCCTGCCAACCCCTGACTCTGGCTGACATCGCCGAATCAGAGGAGCTGGATAGCGGGGCCGATAAGGCCACGGTCTATCGTCTTTTGATGAAATTGGAGGAGCGTTCCTTGATCCGGCGATTGGGCCTGCATGACCGCGCCGCCTACTACACGATCATTTTACCTGGTGAACACAGTGATTACCTGATTTGTAATGACTGCGGGCGGATAGAGAAGCTGGATATCTCCTGTCCGGTCGAGGCATTGGAGAAACAAATCGCCAAGAAGTCAGGCTTTAAAAAGCTCTATCATGAGCTCGAGTTCTTCGGTCAATGCCCGGAATGCGCTCAGTAA
- the fusA gene encoding elongation factor G — MSNPNSPSREYPLERTRNIGICAHIDAGKTTLTERILFYTGMIHKIGEVHDGAATTDWMEQEKERGITITSAAVTARWKQLKEEGIFKLRELEDMRVNIIDTPGHVDFTAEVERSLRVLDGAIFVLCGVAGVQPQSETVYRQAEKYSVPRIAFVNKMDRTGANFENVVKDVREKLGANAWPILIPIGAEDNLSGQIDVVNQKAIIYSDDDRFGSTYKVRELEGAEIAKAKEAYDGLLDQVCSHDEELGMMFLEEMPIGVKELKEGLRRCVIANKIIPMAGGSAFKNKGVQYLIDAVIDYLPGPLDIEPQKGHVIDEPENEVEAIPDDNGKFIALGFKLWSDKFGRLVFFRVYSGCVKKGDTIYNPRTRKSERVGRLIQIQASVHKDIEVCYSGDIAALVGVKDVRTGDTFCDPSLEVLLEPPTFPEPVISMAVEPKTKGDQEKMGNALQRLSEEDPTFFVKTDEETGQTIIAGMGELHLEILCDRLKREHKVETNTGKPQIAYRETLTKEADGEGKLVKQSGGRGQYGHVVIKVRPGEKGSGIVVENKTVGGSIPKEFINPSKAGCIEAAMNGIIAGYPVIDMHIDLVDGSSHDVDSNENAFKMAAIFAVKDALKKAKCILLEPIMAVEASTPEDYQGDIMGDLNRRRGKIQGIDTRGTTAIIRSEVPLAEMFGYSTTIRTLSSGRASYSMQPSHFEQVPQQIVDQIVEQRGGDKN; from the coding sequence ATGTCGAACCCTAATTCCCCTAGCCGCGAATATCCTCTGGAGCGCACCCGTAACATCGGGATCTGTGCCCACATCGACGCGGGCAAGACGACTCTGACTGAGCGTATCCTGTTCTACACAGGGATGATTCACAAGATCGGTGAGGTGCACGATGGTGCTGCCACCACCGACTGGATGGAGCAGGAAAAAGAGCGTGGTATCACCATCACCTCCGCCGCTGTGACGGCTCGCTGGAAGCAGCTTAAGGAAGAGGGAATCTTCAAGCTTCGTGAGCTGGAAGACATGCGGGTGAACATCATTGACACTCCTGGACACGTGGACTTCACCGCTGAAGTGGAACGTTCCCTTCGTGTTCTTGATGGCGCGATCTTCGTTCTTTGCGGTGTGGCAGGTGTGCAGCCGCAGTCTGAAACCGTTTATCGCCAGGCTGAGAAATACAGTGTTCCTCGTATCGCCTTCGTGAATAAGATGGACCGCACAGGTGCCAACTTCGAAAACGTGGTGAAAGACGTTCGTGAAAAGCTGGGTGCCAATGCCTGGCCGATCCTGATTCCAATCGGCGCTGAAGACAACCTCTCCGGCCAGATCGACGTGGTGAACCAGAAGGCGATCATCTATTCTGATGATGACCGTTTCGGCTCTACCTACAAAGTGCGCGAACTTGAGGGTGCTGAAATCGCTAAGGCTAAAGAAGCCTACGATGGTCTCCTTGATCAGGTCTGCAGCCATGACGAAGAGTTGGGCATGATGTTCCTTGAGGAAATGCCAATCGGCGTGAAGGAACTGAAGGAAGGTCTTCGTCGCTGTGTGATCGCTAATAAGATCATCCCAATGGCCGGTGGTTCTGCCTTCAAGAACAAAGGTGTTCAGTATCTGATCGACGCCGTCATCGACTATCTCCCAGGACCCCTTGACATTGAGCCTCAGAAAGGTCACGTCATTGATGAGCCTGAAAACGAAGTTGAGGCCATCCCAGATGACAACGGCAAGTTCATTGCCCTTGGTTTCAAGCTCTGGTCCGACAAATTCGGTCGCTTGGTGTTCTTCCGTGTCTATTCCGGTTGCGTCAAGAAGGGTGACACCATCTACAACCCCCGCACACGTAAGTCTGAGCGCGTGGGCCGCTTGATTCAGATTCAAGCCTCCGTCCATAAGGACATCGAAGTCTGCTACTCAGGTGATATCGCCGCCCTCGTGGGTGTGAAAGACGTCCGCACCGGTGACACCTTCTGTGATCCAAGTCTGGAAGTTCTGCTTGAGCCTCCAACCTTCCCTGAGCCTGTGATCTCCATGGCTGTTGAGCCGAAGACCAAGGGTGACCAGGAGAAGATGGGTAACGCTCTGCAGCGTCTCTCGGAAGAAGATCCAACCTTCTTTGTCAAGACGGACGAAGAGACCGGCCAGACGATCATCGCTGGCATGGGTGAGCTTCACCTTGAAATTCTCTGCGACCGCCTCAAGCGCGAGCACAAAGTGGAAACCAACACTGGCAAGCCACAGATCGCCTACCGTGAGACCCTCACGAAAGAGGCTGATGGTGAAGGCAAGCTGGTCAAGCAGTCCGGTGGTCGTGGTCAATATGGTCACGTCGTCATCAAGGTCCGCCCTGGTGAAAAAGGTTCCGGCATCGTGGTTGAAAACAAAACTGTCGGCGGAAGCATTCCGAAGGAGTTCATCAACCCCTCCAAGGCTGGCTGTATCGAAGCTGCTATGAACGGCATCATCGCCGGTTACCCAGTGATCGACATGCACATCGACCTGGTTGATGGTTCGAGCCACGACGTTGACTCCAACGAAAACGCTTTCAAGATGGCCGCTATCTTCGCCGTCAAAGACGCTCTGAAGAAAGCCAAGTGCATCCTCCTTGAGCCAATCATGGCTGTCGAAGCTTCCACTCCGGAAGATTATCAGGGTGATATCATGGGTGACCTTAACCGTCGCCGTGGTAAGATCCAAGGTATCGACACTCGCGGCACCACTGCCATCATTCGTTCTGAAGTGCCTCTTGCGGAAATGTTCGGTTACTCCACCACCATCCGCACCCTGTCTTCCGGTCGAGCCAGCTACTCCATGCAGCCTTCCCACTTTGAGCAGGTGCCACAGCAGATCGTGGATCAGATCGTCGAGCAGCGCGGCGGTGACAAGAACTAA
- the rplV gene encoding 50S ribosomal protein L22, with amino-acid sequence MEVRSIYKYARISSQKARQVTRAITGMPVSQALSVLDFTPKKAAFLVGKVLRSAVANAENNHELDADELIVRSAVATPGPALKRITPRARGSASPIKKRMTHITVVLGAKEEEKPAKKAKAAKVAAE; translated from the coding sequence ATGGAAGTGCGTTCAATCTATAAATACGCCCGCATCTCATCGCAGAAGGCGCGTCAAGTCACACGAGCCATCACTGGCATGCCAGTGTCTCAGGCCCTCAGCGTCCTCGACTTCACCCCGAAGAAGGCCGCGTTCCTGGTCGGTAAAGTCCTGCGCTCCGCTGTTGCTAACGCAGAAAACAATCACGAGCTCGATGCCGATGAACTCATCGTTCGCAGTGCTGTGGCCACCCCTGGTCCTGCCCTGAAGCGCATCACTCCTCGTGCTCGCGGCTCTGCATCTCCGATCAAGAAGCGCATGACTCACATCACTGTCGTGCTCGGCGCGAAAGAGGAAGAGAAGCCTGCGAAGAAAGCCAAGGCAGCCAAAGTCGCCGCTGAATAA
- the rplE gene encoding 50S ribosomal protein L5 yields MEPQLQKLYKDTVRSALKSQLALENVHQVPKLEKIVLNCSVGSQGERKQAVEDAVNDVTLITGQKPVITLSKKAIANFKLRQGEPVGVKVTLRGRRMYDFMMRLVKTAIPRIRDFRGVATKAFDGRGNYTLGISDQSIFPEVELEKVKRTLGFDITFVTSTSNDDHARELLRALGMPFRGKTTQAKADGSAEAAA; encoded by the coding sequence ATGGAACCCCAGCTGCAAAAGCTCTATAAAGACACCGTCCGTAGCGCGCTGAAGTCTCAGCTCGCCCTCGAAAACGTCCATCAAGTCCCGAAGCTTGAAAAGATCGTCCTGAACTGCTCCGTCGGTTCCCAGGGCGAGCGTAAACAAGCCGTCGAAGACGCCGTTAATGATGTGACCCTGATCACTGGCCAGAAGCCAGTCATCACGCTCTCCAAAAAGGCCATCGCTAACTTCAAGCTTCGCCAGGGTGAGCCTGTCGGTGTTAAGGTCACACTTCGCGGTCGCCGCATGTATGACTTCATGATGCGTCTGGTCAAGACCGCCATCCCACGTATCCGCGACTTCCGCGGCGTGGCTACCAAAGCTTTTGACGGCCGTGGTAACTATACCCTCGGCATCAGCGACCAATCCATCTTCCCAGAAGTGGAACTGGAAAAGGTCAAACGCACTCTCGGATTTGACATCACGTTTGTCACCTCCACCAGCAATGATGATCATGCGCGTGAATTGCTGCGCGCCCTCGGCATGCCATTCCGTGGTAAGACTACCCAAGCGAAAGCTGATGGGTCTGCCGAAGCCGCCGCCTAA
- the rplP gene encoding 50S ribosomal protein L16 encodes MALLPSRVKHRKTQRGSRAGTASRGNKLDFGEFGLQTLDRGWIKNNQIEACRVAINRYLKRKGKVFIRIFPHKPVTARPPETRMGKGKGSPEFWVAVVLPGHMLFEVSGVNEATAREACRLAANKLGLRTRFVTRTASV; translated from the coding sequence ATGGCCCTTCTTCCCAGTCGTGTAAAACATCGCAAGACCCAGCGCGGCAGCCGCGCGGGCACCGCATCCCGTGGCAACAAACTCGATTTCGGTGAGTTTGGCCTTCAGACCCTGGATCGTGGCTGGATCAAAAACAACCAGATCGAAGCCTGCCGTGTGGCAATCAACCGTTACCTCAAGCGTAAGGGGAAGGTCTTCATCCGTATTTTCCCTCACAAGCCCGTCACGGCCCGCCCACCTGAAACTCGTATGGGTAAAGGTAAAGGCTCTCCAGAATTCTGGGTGGCAGTGGTGCTTCCAGGCCACATGCTTTTCGAAGTCTCCGGCGTTAACGAGGCGACCGCCCGTGAAGCTTGCCGCCTTGCTGCTAACAAGCTGGGTCTGCGCACTCGCTTCGTCACCCGCACTGCATCTGTTTAA
- the rplB gene encoding 50S ribosomal protein L2 has translation MALKTFKPNTPSNRYKEWNSFEEITKDSPQRSLTVALRKSGGRNNTGRITTRHIGGGHERRYRLIDFKRSRRDEAAKVIAIEYDPNRSARIALVEYNDGQRAYIIAPNALQVGASVMAGEKAAPEVGNALPLRKIPLGTSIHNVELTQGRGGVVARAAGQAAILSNREGDFALVRMPSGEIRKIHAECYATIGQVGNTEHMNVVSGKAGRTRWQGTRPTVRGMCMNPIDHPNGGGEGRSKSGGGRQHLLSPWGHAKGEKTRNKKKATNKLIVQTRHAKK, from the coding sequence ATGGCGCTGAAAACTTTCAAGCCCAATACCCCGTCCAACCGCTACAAGGAGTGGAACTCCTTTGAGGAGATCACCAAGGACAGCCCGCAGCGCAGCCTCACCGTTGCTCTTCGCAAGTCCGGCGGACGTAACAACACCGGTCGCATCACCACCCGTCACATCGGTGGTGGCCACGAGCGCCGCTACCGTCTCATCGACTTCAAGCGCTCCCGCCGTGATGAAGCCGCGAAGGTGATCGCCATCGAATACGATCCCAACCGTTCCGCTCGTATCGCCCTCGTGGAATACAATGACGGACAGCGCGCCTACATCATCGCTCCAAACGCCCTTCAAGTGGGTGCTAGCGTGATGGCTGGTGAGAAGGCCGCTCCTGAAGTGGGCAACGCTCTTCCCCTCCGCAAGATCCCTCTCGGAACTTCCATCCACAACGTTGAGTTGACTCAGGGTCGTGGTGGCGTCGTCGCCCGTGCCGCTGGTCAGGCTGCGATCCTGTCCAACCGCGAAGGTGATTTCGCTCTGGTGCGCATGCCCTCCGGTGAGATCCGCAAGATCCACGCTGAGTGCTACGCAACCATCGGTCAGGTCGGTAACACCGAGCACATGAACGTGGTCTCCGGTAAAGCGGGCCGCACACGCTGGCAGGGTACTCGCCCGACCGTCCGTGGTATGTGTATGAACCCGATTGATCACCCGAACGGTGGTGGTGAAGGCCGCTCCAAGTCCGGTGGTGGTCGCCAGCACCTTCTGAGCCCATGGGGTCATGCCAAGGGCGAGAAGACTCGCAACAAGAAGAAGGCGACGAACAAACTGATTGTTCAGACCCGCCACGCCAAGAAGTAA
- the rpmC gene encoding 50S ribosomal protein L29, translated as MKTKELRELSVEELNARRRELRQEMLNLRVQQQSGQLENPSRLSLLRREVARIETIVTERGIAASKAA; from the coding sequence ATGAAGACCAAAGAACTCCGTGAACTGTCCGTCGAAGAGCTCAATGCTCGTCGTCGCGAGCTGCGCCAGGAAATGCTGAATCTGCGTGTGCAGCAGCAGAGTGGCCAGCTTGAAAATCCTTCCCGTCTCTCCCTGCTTCGCCGTGAGGTGGCTCGTATCGAGACCATCGTGACGGAGCGTGGTATCGCTGCCAGCAAGGCTGCTTAA
- the rpsJ gene encoding 30S ribosomal protein S10, giving the protein MNNQRIRIRLRAYDYRVLDKSTADIVETAKRTGAKVAGPIPLPTRIEKFTVNRSPHVDKKSMDQFEIRTHKRLLDIVDPTSRTVDELKKLNLPSGVDITIKI; this is encoded by the coding sequence ATGAACAATCAGAGAATCAGAATCCGCCTCCGCGCTTACGACTATCGCGTGCTTGATAAGAGCACCGCAGACATCGTCGAAACCGCCAAGCGCACGGGTGCCAAAGTGGCCGGCCCGATCCCGCTTCCGACCCGTATCGAGAAGTTCACCGTGAACCGTTCTCCGCACGTGGACAAGAAGTCCATGGACCAGTTCGAAATCCGCACGCACAAGCGTTTGTTGGACATCGTTGACCCCACCTCCCGCACGGTGGATGAGCTGAAGAAGCTCAACCTTCCTTCCGGCGTGGACATCACGATCAAAATCTAG
- the rplX gene encoding 50S ribosomal protein L24, whose protein sequence is MSRIKTHVKKGDNVVVISGAHKGAQGTIIEVQPAKNRVLVEGVRMIKKTVKPSQERPNGGIVEQEGPIHISNVKVAETKAKTTKKKVAKK, encoded by the coding sequence ATGAGCCGAATCAAGACCCACGTCAAAAAAGGCGACAACGTCGTCGTCATCTCCGGCGCCCATAAGGGTGCCCAGGGCACCATCATTGAGGTGCAGCCTGCTAAGAACCGCGTCCTTGTTGAAGGCGTGCGCATGATCAAGAAAACCGTGAAGCCCTCCCAGGAGCGCCCAAACGGTGGTATTGTCGAGCAGGAAGGCCCGATTCATATCTCCAACGTCAAGGTCGCTGAAACAAAAGCGAAAACGACGAAGAAGAAAGTTGCGAAGAAGTAG
- the rplW gene encoding 50S ribosomal protein L23, producing MKDPQTIIQTIRLTEKATMLGETNNEYVFVVHPKANKLEIKQAVEKHFGKKVESVRTANYAGKARRERRADYGRTNHWKKAVVRLKEGERLDLV from the coding sequence ATGAAAGATCCGCAAACGATCATCCAAACGATTCGTCTCACAGAAAAAGCCACGATGCTTGGCGAAACGAACAATGAGTATGTGTTCGTCGTGCATCCCAAGGCTAACAAGCTGGAGATCAAGCAGGCTGTCGAAAAGCACTTCGGCAAGAAAGTCGAGTCCGTCCGCACCGCAAACTACGCTGGCAAAGCTCGCCGCGAGCGCCGCGCTGATTATGGCCGGACCAATCATTGGAAAAAGGCCGTGGTTCGCCTCAAAGAAGGTGAGCGTCTCGACCTCGTGTAA
- the rplC gene encoding 50S ribosomal protein L3 produces the protein MSLGLIGKKLGMTKVYTDKGEAIAVTVVDVSGNAVVQVKQASGKDGYSAVQIGYGDQKESRLSKPALGHFKKHGTAPKRIVKEFRVTSDDQLPAADAKIDASLFSNGQWVDVIGTTKGKGFQGVVKRWNFAGQPATHGSMMHRRPGSIGCRLTPGLVWKNQKMPGHDGVDRVTTQNLKVIQSRPEDGVLLISGAIPGNKGSIVVVRPAKKKPAPAK, from the coding sequence ATGTCTTTAGGATTGATTGGCAAAAAACTCGGTATGACCAAAGTCTATACCGACAAAGGTGAAGCGATTGCTGTCACAGTGGTGGACGTCAGCGGAAACGCAGTGGTCCAAGTGAAGCAGGCTTCCGGTAAAGATGGTTACTCTGCCGTTCAGATCGGCTACGGAGACCAAAAGGAGTCCCGCCTGAGCAAGCCAGCTCTGGGTCACTTCAAGAAGCACGGCACCGCTCCAAAGCGCATCGTTAAAGAATTCCGCGTGACTTCTGACGATCAGCTTCCAGCTGCTGATGCAAAGATCGATGCCAGCCTTTTCAGCAACGGTCAGTGGGTGGACGTGATCGGAACCACCAAGGGTAAAGGTTTCCAGGGCGTTGTGAAACGCTGGAACTTCGCCGGTCAGCCCGCCACTCACGGCTCCATGATGCATCGTCGTCCTGGTTCCATCGGTTGCCGTCTGACTCCGGGTCTGGTTTGGAAAAACCAAAAAATGCCTGGTCATGATGGTGTGGATCGTGTGACCACCCAAAACCTGAAAGTCATCCAGAGCCGCCCAGAAGATGGCGTGCTTCTCATCAGCGGAGCCATCCCTGGCAACAAAGGCAGCATCGTCGTGGTGCGCCCTGCCAAGAAGAAGCCTGCCCCAGCCAAGTAA
- the rplD gene encoding 50S ribosomal protein L4, protein MSATVLSTESAKQANLNLVEGHQGKQALNDVLVAYRANRRQGNAHTKSRAEVSGSGKKLWNQKGTGNARMGSKRSPIWSGGGVVFGPKTRDYSKKTTKNVRKLALRTALTARIVDGAVSTISDFAVADGKTKSFVSAVASLSTAKKTLIVGSFDELTFRSARNVQNVQLISAEEVNAEHLLLYPQVLVTTDALPTLARRTA, encoded by the coding sequence ATGTCAGCAACCGTTCTTTCTACTGAAAGCGCCAAGCAGGCGAACCTGAACCTTGTCGAAGGTCACCAGGGTAAGCAGGCTCTCAACGACGTCCTCGTCGCTTATCGCGCCAATCGCCGTCAGGGCAATGCCCACACCAAGTCTCGTGCTGAAGTCTCCGGATCCGGCAAGAAGCTTTGGAACCAGAAGGGCACTGGTAACGCCCGTATGGGTAGCAAACGCTCCCCGATCTGGTCTGGTGGTGGTGTCGTCTTCGGTCCCAAAACTCGCGACTACTCCAAGAAGACCACGAAAAACGTCCGCAAGCTTGCTCTTCGCACCGCTCTGACCGCTCGTATCGTGGACGGCGCCGTCTCCACCATCTCCGACTTTGCTGTCGCTGACGGCAAGACCAAGAGCTTCGTGAGCGCTGTGGCTTCTCTTTCCACCGCTAAGAAGACTCTCATCGTCGGTTCCTTCGATGAATTGACTTTCCGCTCCGCACGCAACGTGCAGAACGTCCAGCTTATCTCTGCCGAAGAGGTCAACGCAGAACACCTGCTTCTCTACCCGCAGGTGCTCGTGACCACCGACGCTCTCCCAACTCTTGCCCGGAGGACTGCCTGA
- the rplN gene encoding 50S ribosomal protein L14 has protein sequence MLQMESSIPVADNTGARVAKMIGVLGKKNTRFAYVGDIITAHVRESTPTASVKKGEVVRAVVVRTSHPIRRNDGSILRFDRNAIVIIDKDNNPKGTRIFGPVARELRDKNFMKIVSLAPEVL, from the coding sequence ATGTTGCAAATGGAGTCATCTATTCCGGTGGCCGATAACACCGGAGCCCGCGTCGCCAAAATGATTGGTGTGCTCGGCAAGAAAAATACCCGTTTCGCCTATGTCGGTGACATCATCACCGCCCACGTTCGTGAGTCCACCCCGACTGCCAGCGTGAAAAAAGGTGAAGTCGTTCGCGCTGTGGTCGTCCGCACCTCGCATCCAATTCGTCGTAATGATGGATCCATCCTCCGCTTCGACCGGAATGCGATCGTGATCATCGACAAAGACAACAACCCCAAGGGAACCCGTATCTTCGGCCCTGTCGCCCGTGAGTTGCGCGATAAGAACTTCATGAAGATCGTCTCCCTCGCCCCCGAAGTGCTGTAA